In Virgibacillus sp. NKC19-16, a single genomic region encodes these proteins:
- a CDS encoding DEAD/DEAH box helicase, translating to MTTFKELGVSSSILKSLEKMGFEESTPIQAETIPLAMQGNDVIGQAQTGTGKTAAFGIPMIEKIDPKQRKIQGLIVAPTRELAIQVAEEINRLAKFKGLRALSIYGGQHMERQIRALKDGPHIVVATPGRLLDHMRRKTIRINMVQTAVLDEADEMLNMGFIDDIKDILKGIPEERQTLLFSATMPKEIRDIATNLMKNPKEVKIKAKEMTVENIDQYFIEIPEKFKFETLNNHLDINAPELALIFSRTKKRVDEITEGLQARGFRAEGTHGDLTQGKRTSVLNKFKNGRIDLLVATDVAARGLDISGVTHVYNFDIPQDPESYVHRIGRTGRAGKTGEAISFITPREIGHLKSIEKVTKSKMKRLMPPTNKDAQRGQQQVTVDKLNKTIEQKDLQAYHETANELLQENDSITVIAAALKMLTKERRDTPVRISSVAPISVKGPQRSKDNNRRNNKRYYGGGGRNQGGRNQGGRNQGGRNQGGRSRKGSYQNRRNSNY from the coding sequence GTGACAACATTTAAAGAACTAGGTGTTTCAAGCTCCATTTTGAAATCACTGGAAAAAATGGGATTTGAAGAATCAACACCGATCCAAGCAGAGACAATTCCACTTGCGATGCAAGGGAATGACGTCATAGGACAAGCCCAAACTGGAACTGGGAAAACGGCAGCTTTTGGTATTCCTATGATCGAAAAAATCGATCCCAAACAAAGAAAAATTCAAGGGTTAATTGTAGCTCCTACGCGTGAGCTAGCAATTCAGGTTGCCGAAGAAATCAATCGGTTGGCAAAATTTAAAGGACTGCGTGCTTTATCCATTTATGGTGGTCAGCACATGGAAAGACAAATACGTGCGCTGAAAGACGGCCCACATATTGTGGTTGCAACACCAGGCAGATTGCTCGATCATATGCGCAGAAAAACAATCCGTATCAATATGGTACAAACTGCAGTATTGGATGAAGCAGACGAAATGCTGAATATGGGTTTCATTGATGATATTAAAGATATTCTAAAAGGGATCCCGGAAGAAAGACAGACCCTATTATTTTCAGCAACAATGCCAAAGGAAATCCGTGATATTGCAACAAACCTAATGAAAAATCCGAAAGAAGTTAAAATCAAAGCAAAAGAAATGACGGTCGAAAATATTGATCAATATTTTATCGAGATCCCGGAAAAATTCAAGTTCGAAACACTTAACAATCATTTAGATATTAATGCACCTGAATTGGCGTTAATATTCAGCAGAACGAAAAAACGTGTCGATGAAATAACGGAAGGTCTGCAGGCAAGAGGCTTCCGCGCTGAGGGTACGCACGGGGATCTGACGCAAGGCAAGCGTACCTCTGTATTAAACAAATTTAAGAACGGCAGAATTGATTTATTAGTTGCTACAGATGTTGCGGCGCGTGGTTTGGATATTTCCGGTGTGACACATGTATATAACTTTGATATCCCGCAGGACCCGGAAAGTTATGTACACAGAATCGGACGTACGGGCAGAGCTGGTAAAACAGGTGAGGCTATTTCCTTTATCACACCAAGAGAAATTGGGCATCTAAAATCCATTGAAAAAGTCACAAAAAGTAAAATGAAACGTCTGATGCCACCAACAAACAAAGATGCACAAAGAGGCCAGCAACAAGTTACTGTAGATAAACTCAACAAAACAATCGAACAAAAAGATCTGCAAGCATATCACGAAACTGCAAATGAGTTATTGCAGGAAAATGACTCCATAACAGTTATCGCTGCCGCATTGAAGATGCTTACGAAAGAACGCAGAGATACACCAGTAAGGATTTCCTCCGTGGCACCGATTAGTGTAAAAGGGCCACAACGCTCCAAAGATAATAATCGCAGAAATAATAAGCGATATTATGGTGGTGGCGGGCGCAATCAAGGCGGACGCAACCAGGGTGGAAGAAATCAAGGTGGTCGCAACCAAGGTGGACGAAGCCGAAAAGGAAGCTACCAAAACCGGAGGAACAGTAATTACTAA